A stretch of the Parvularculales bacterium genome encodes the following:
- a CDS encoding heme ABC transporter permease gives MLAYANPARFMTLATILQPWVGTATVVLLTTGLYLALFVAPPDYQQGEAVRLMFVHVPSAWMAMGVYLFIGMMSAVSFVFKRPLADVAARAAAPIGACFTFLALATGSLWGKPMWGAWWVWDARLTSVLLLFFLYLGYIALWRTIDNPLLASRAAAILAMVGVLNLPIIHYSVEWWNTLHQPASVLRAEGPAIHSSLLIPLLVMALAFASFFVSVLIMRMRSEIMQRRLHTLLTTYANRPTQEYTP, from the coding sequence ATGCTAGCCTATGCTAATCCGGCCCGTTTTATGACCCTCGCCACAATTCTACAACCGTGGGTAGGAACCGCTACAGTCGTGCTCCTAACTACCGGGCTTTATCTGGCGTTGTTTGTTGCTCCGCCAGATTATCAACAAGGAGAAGCCGTACGCCTGATGTTTGTGCACGTGCCTTCCGCCTGGATGGCAATGGGTGTTTATCTGTTTATAGGCATGATGAGTGCCGTATCTTTCGTATTCAAGCGACCCCTTGCCGATGTAGCCGCCCGCGCTGCAGCCCCCATAGGTGCTTGTTTTACTTTTCTCGCCCTTGCAACCGGTTCTTTGTGGGGCAAGCCCATGTGGGGAGCATGGTGGGTGTGGGATGCACGGCTGACTTCCGTGTTGTTGTTATTTTTTCTTTATCTGGGCTATATAGCTTTGTGGCGTACAATAGATAACCCTCTATTGGCCTCCAGAGCGGCGGCCATTCTCGCCATGGTAGGCGTTCTTAACCTGCCTATCATTCACTATTCCGTCGAGTGGTGGAACACCCTTCATCAACCCGCCAGCGTATTGCGCGCTGAAGGGCCCGCTATTCATTCCAGCCTTTTAATTCCTCTGCTTGTTATGGCACTGGCCTTTGCCAGTTTTTTTGTTTCCGTTTTAATCATGCGCATGAGAAGCGAGATTATGCAGCGCCGACTTCATACTCTGCTAACAACCTACGCCAACCGACCAACACAGGAGTACACCCCATGA
- the ccmB gene encoding heme exporter protein CcmB: protein MAALICRDIKIAWRTGGGVMALAFFALVAVLLPLGLGAEGRYVTTLVPGLLWIIMLLACLFSLDNLFRGDEEDGSLDIIRISPLLREWPLSLEGTVLAKCLAHWLMTGAILTFAAPIVGLMLGVDIAVLPALFLTMLIGTPALSLTGAVGACLTLELRHAGLLMPLLLLPLQTPVLIFGAGALSIFVSGDAMGQESATLFIRPLLFLASFSLAALVLAPLVAAAALRGRS from the coding sequence ATGGCAGCCTTGATATGCCGTGACATAAAAATTGCCTGGCGCACGGGGGGTGGCGTCATGGCGTTAGCGTTTTTTGCTCTTGTTGCGGTGTTGTTACCTCTCGGGTTAGGGGCTGAAGGCAGATACGTAACGACACTGGTCCCGGGGCTGTTATGGATTATAATGTTGCTGGCCTGTCTATTTTCTCTGGATAATTTATTTCGGGGTGACGAAGAAGATGGTTCTCTGGATATCATCCGGATCTCTCCTCTACTTCGTGAGTGGCCACTTTCCCTTGAGGGGACCGTTCTGGCCAAATGTCTGGCCCACTGGTTGATGACCGGTGCCATCCTCACTTTTGCCGCTCCTATCGTGGGCCTGATGCTGGGCGTTGATATAGCCGTATTGCCCGCTTTATTTTTGACGATGCTTATAGGAACCCCTGCCCTTAGCTTAACGGGAGCGGTGGGGGCTTGTCTAACTCTTGAGTTGCGTCATGCAGGATTGCTTATGCCGCTTCTTTTGTTGCCCCTTCAAACGCCGGTGCTTATTTTTGGAGCAGGCGCCTTGAGCATTTTTGTGTCCGGCGACGCTATGGGACAAGAATCTGCCACACTTTTTATTCGCCCTCTTTTGTTTCTGGCTTCTTTTTCTCTGGCAGCTTTAGTGCTGGCGCCTCTTGTAGCGGCGGCGGCCTTGCGGGGACGCTCTTGA
- the ccmA gene encoding heme ABC exporter ATP-binding protein CcmA, with translation MQPSLKLPSVSLVAEGLACERGGRRIFSDVAFTLSSGDALVIRGGNGSGKTSLLRILAGLATAASGRITLEEGGFSPLHRGGCLHYVGHRDGLKASLSAQENLSFWATFLGGNKHTAKTVTSALAAFGLPYVLPVPVAHLSAGERRRIALARLLTVQRPVWLLDEPTTGLDSPSRTKLADIINRHRAEGGLLVMTTHDAYTPDEAITLKLG, from the coding sequence ATGCAACCATCACTAAAGTTGCCTTCCGTAAGCCTTGTGGCAGAAGGTCTGGCATGCGAGCGAGGTGGGCGGCGGATATTTTCTGACGTAGCATTCACCCTCTCTTCCGGCGATGCGCTGGTGATACGAGGGGGCAACGGAAGCGGCAAGACCAGCCTATTGCGAATTTTAGCGGGTTTGGCTACGGCGGCCTCTGGCCGTATAACTCTTGAGGAAGGCGGTTTCTCCCCTCTTCACCGAGGTGGATGTCTTCATTATGTGGGGCATCGGGATGGGTTGAAGGCATCTCTGAGCGCTCAGGAGAATTTGTCGTTTTGGGCGACATTTCTGGGCGGAAACAAACACACTGCCAAAACAGTCACATCAGCACTGGCGGCTTTTGGCTTGCCGTATGTGTTGCCAGTACCTGTCGCTCATTTGTCAGCCGGAGAGCGGCGGCGTATAGCCCTGGCGCGATTGTTGACGGTGCAACGGCCTGTGTGGTTGCTGGATGAGCCCACCACCGGTCTTGATAGTCCTTCCCGTACCAAACTGGCAGACATCATAAACCGCCATCGTGCAGAGGGGGGGCTTCTGGTGATGACAACTCATGATGCCTACACCCCTGACGAAGCCATCACGCTCAAGCTTGGGTGA